One Cucurbita pepo subsp. pepo cultivar mu-cu-16 chromosome LG07, ASM280686v2, whole genome shotgun sequence genomic region harbors:
- the LOC111798778 gene encoding calmodulin-like, translating into MAEASLQLHRDHAHGAEAEAQELMQNYDKNADSSLSKEELSAAIHHNQAKNPGSHNPEAKKKDVAPKAQKVPAKAAEEKGASMKLSRSQIKEIFMEHDIDGDGYLSVSELTKAFSFFGSIIPLYKAHYGLAYADADGDGLISEEELEKLVDYAERTNKKKRGF; encoded by the coding sequence ATGGCTGAAGCTTCTCTTCAACTTCACAGGGACCATGCTCATGGAGCTGAAGCTGAAGCTCAAGAGCTCATGCAAAACTATGACAAAAATGCTGATTCAAGCCTCTCCAAGGAGGAGCTAAGTGCAGCCATCCACCACAACCAAGCTAAGAACCCAGGATCACACAATCCGGAAGCCAAGAAGAAGGATGTTGCACCCAAAGCTCAGAAGGTGCCTGCTAAGGCTGCCGAAGAGAAGGGGGCGAGTATGAAGCTTAGTAGGAGCCAAATCAAGGAGATATTCATGGAGCATGATATCGATGGTGATGGGTACCTCAGTGTTAGTGAGTTGACAAAGGCTTTTAGTTTCTTTGGTTCTATCATTCCACTCTACAAAGCTCATTATGGTTTAGCTTATGCTGATGCTGATGGAGATGGGCTTATTAGTGAGGAGGAGCTTGAAAAACTTGTTGATTATGCTGAGAGaaccaacaaaaagaagagagggttttaa
- the LOC111798779 gene encoding probable calcium-binding protein CML11: MSEADANNLIKKYDKNGDSILTKDELTAMILEQASQQQGPPKDIVCKPKKKPAKVPEDKGLHMRLSRSEIRDIFLEHDIDGDGYLNVSELTKAFSFIGSMLPLYKAHYGLNYADADGDGRISEEELGKLVDYAERVSRRKGFC; the protein is encoded by the coding sequence ATGTCTGAAGCTGACGCAAACAATCTTATTAAGAAGTATGACAAAAATGGCGATTCAATCCTCACCAAGGATGAGCTAACCGCAATGATCCTTGAACAAGCATCTCAACAACAAGGACCTCCTAAGGATATTGTGTGCAAACCTAAGAAAAAACCCGCTAAGGTTCCCGAAGATAAGGGCTTACATATGAGGCTCAGTCGGAGCGAGATTAGAGATATCTTCTTAGAGCATGATATTGACGGCGATGGCTATCTCAACGTAAGTGAGCTAACAAAAGCCTTTAGCTTCATAGGTTCGATGCTTCCACTCTACAAAGCTCACTATGGTCTAAACTATGCTGATGCTGATGGTGATGGTCGTATCAGTGAGGAAGAGCTCGGAAAACTCGTTGATTATGCCGAGAGAGTTAGTCGAAGGAAAGGGTTTTGTTAA